The genome window TCCGCCGCCCTCCGCCGGCTCGGGAGCAGGCCCTGCGGCCGGAACACCATCATGGCCACGAGTGCCGCCCCGAACAGCAGCACCCGGTACTCGGTGATGGTGCGCACGTCGCCTCCCGTGAGGGTGTTCAGGCGGTCGGTGAGCCACTCGCCGGCGGCCGCGTCGCGCAGGTACTCGGGCAAGGCGCCGATGGCGAAGGCCCCGGCGATCACACCGGGGATCGACCCCATGCCGCCCAGCACGACGGCGGCGAGGATGATGACGGAGAAGAAGAACGGGAAGTTGTCGGGGTTGATGAAGCCGACCTTGCTCGCGAAGATCCACCCGGCCAGTCCCCCGATCGACGAACCCATGGCGAAGGCCCACAGCTTCATGGTGAACGTGTGCACGCCCATCGCCTCAGCTGCGTCCTCGTCCTCCCGGATGGCCGACCACGCTCTGCCCACGCGCGAATGGGCGAGCCGGACGACGATCACGACGGCGAGTCCCACGGCGGCGAGGGTGAGGTAGTAGTAGGGGAGCGGCAGCAGCTCGAACCTCGCCGGTCCGAGCTTGCCGGGGTGGGCGATGCCGGTGATGCCCCGTGCCTCACCCAGCGACCCGCTGTTCTGCGCCACGATGCGGACGATCTCGCCGAAGCCGAGCGTCACGATGGCGAGGTAGTCACCACGGAGTCGAAGTGTCGGTGCGCCGAGGACGACACCCGCCACCATGGCGAAGAGGATGGCGAACGGCAGTGCCTCCCACGCCGTCCAGCCGTGGGTCCGGGTGAGCACGGCGGTGGTGTACGCGCCGACGGCGAAGAAGGCGACGTAGCCGAGGTCGAGCAGGCCGGCCGAACCCACCACGATGTTGAGCCCCAGCACCAGCAGGACGTACACGCCGACGGGGTAGAACAGCACCGCCTGGGAGTACCTCGACAGGTACGGCGGCCAGGCGACAGCGACGCCGACCAGGACGGCGGACACGAGCAGCTTCACCCACAGCGGCTGGCGGGCCCACAGGCGCGCCATCGGGTCGACCAGCGCGATGCGGCGGCGGATCTCGACGGCCCGTGCCCGCACGTGCATCACGCCCTGGCCCGCCCGAGCGACTCGCCGAGCAGCCCCGTCGGACGGAACATCAGCACCACGACGAGCACGGTGAAGGCGAACACGTCGGTCCACTCGCCGCCCAGCACGGTGGCGCCCCACTTCTCGAGCAGCCCGAGGAGGATCCCGCCGAGGAGGGCGCCGCGGATGTTCCCGATACCGCCGAGCACGGCGGCCGTGAACGCCTTGATGCCCGGCAGGAATCCGATGTCGTAGCGGGCCGATTCGAAGAACACGCCGTACAGCGTGCCCGCGGCCCCGGCCAGGACACCGCCGAGGAAGAACGTGAGCGTGACCACCCGGTCGATGTCGACGCCCATCAGCGCGGCGGTCTCGGCGTCCTGGGCGGTGGCCCGGATGCCGCGGCCGAGCCGGGACCGGGCGACGAAGCGCTCGAGGGCGAGCGCGAGCACGACGGCGGCGACGATGACGAGCACCTTGTCGGTGCGCACCGCCGCATCCTGGAACGTGAACAGCGTCCGCTTCTCCAGCACCCGTGGAAAACCCAGGAACTCCCGCCCATAGCGGGCCGCGAACAGCTCTTGGAGGAACAGCGACACGCCGATGGCGGTGATGAGGGCAGCGAGGCGCGGTGCCCCCCGCCGCCGCAAGGGTCGGTACGCCACCCGTTCGATGGCCACCGCCACCACGCCCGAGGCCAGCATGGCCACGACCATCACGGCGCCGAGGGTGAGGGCGAGGGCGAGGCCGGTCCTCGGTTCGTCCACCACGTCGATCCCCAGGCCGTCCATGGCGAAGAGGCTGGCGAAGATCCCGATCATGAAGATCTCGGAGTGGGCGAAGTTGATCAGCCGGAGGACGCCGTACACGAGCGTGTACCCGAGGGCGATCAGCGCGTAGATCGCACCCGCGGTCAGCCCGTCGATCGTCTGCGGCCAGAACTGGTCGCGCAGGCACGTGAAGCAGTGCTCGATGGTGGCTCCTCATGGGAGGGAGGCGCCCGTGGACGCCTCCCTCCCCGCCCGGTCCTGGCGGGACTCGCCTAGCTGCTGGTCAGCTCGGACGTCTTGCCGAGCTCGGTGATCTTCCCGCCCTTGACCTCGTAGACAAACACGTCGCCCGCCTTCACGTTGCCGTTGTCCTCGAACTGGATGGTCTTCGAGATGCCGTCGAAGCTGTCGAGGCCCTCGACGTACGCGAGCAACTTGGCTCGCGTGTCGTTGCCCTCGTTGACACCCTGGATGAGGATGTTGGCGGCGTCGTAGCCCTCGCTCGAGTAGGTGCCCGGCTCCTTGTTCACGACCTGCTTGTACTTCTTGGCGAACGCCCCCGGCGCACCGGCGATGTCGGGCGTGGCCAGCCGGCAGGGGCAGGTGAGCAGGGCGCCCTCGCCACCGGCGGCACCGGACGAGACCACGAAGCCGGGGTCGAGCGAGCCGTCGCCGCTGATGAACGTGGCGTCGACGTCGGCATCGGCCAGTTGCTTCTTGAACCGGCCCGCCTCGTTGTAGTAGCCGCCGTAGAAGACCATGTCGACCTTGGCGGCCTTCACCTTGTTCACCGCTACCGAGTAGTCCTGCGACTTCGGGTCGATGGCGTCGGTGGTGGACGTGTCGATGCCGGCCTCGGTGAGGAGCTTCACGACGCCCTCCCACAGGCCCTTGCCGTAGTCGGTGTTGTCGTGGACGAGGGCGATCTTCTTGGGCTTGAGCTTCGACGTCACGTAGTCGGCGATGCCCTGGGCCTGGACGCCGTCGTCGGGGATCACGCGGTGGAACGACTTGGTCGGGATGTCCGTGGGCAGCGTGACGTTGGTGGCCGACGCGCTGATCATCACGAGTCCGGCCTTGTCGAGGTCCGGGAGGACGGCACGGGTCTCACCAGAGAACGTGGGACCGACCACGGCGATGATCGACTCGTCCGGGATGTACTTGTCCTTCTGGCCCGGGGCCTGGGCCGGGTCGCCCTGGGTGTCGAACTCCTTGATGGCGAACTTGACGTCGCCGCCCTTCTCGTTGGCCTCCTGGACGGCGACGGTCATGCCGTCCCGGATGTTGATGCCCAGGTTGGCGTTGGGCCCGGTGAGCGGGCCGACGAAGGCGAGGTTCACCGTCTTGGTGGCGGCGCCTCCGCCGGTGGTATCGGTGGAATCGGCCTTGTCGTCGGAGTCGTCGCCGCACGCGGCGAGCACCATCGTGGCGGCCAGCAGTACCACGACAGCTCTCATGAAACCCTTGCGGGGCATCTTTTTCGCCTCCTGTGGCGCACGATCGTGCGCTCCCGCATCGAGCATACGCACGAGTGGCAGGATGGTCGGGTGATCCTCGGTCCCCCAGCAGCCGATCTTCGTCCCATTCGTCCCCGAGCGCCGCGTTCGTCACCTGTCGGGGTCGGCCGCGCGCCCCGGCCGGCGTCGCTGGGCCGGCTCCGGGCCCGGCTGGAGGAGCTGGCGCCGGTGGTCGTGGCCTTCAGCGGCGGGGCCGACTCCGCGTTCCTGGCATGGGTCGCCAACGACGCCCTGGGCGATCGGGCCCGAGCGGTCACCGCCGTCTCGCCGTCGCTCGCGACCGAGGAGGAGGCGGACTGCCGGGCGCTGGCGAAGGAATGGGGACTGCGTTGGACGGCGGTCGCCACGGATGAGCTGGCCGATCCCTCGTACACCGTGAACGACGGGCGCCGGTGCTACTGGTGCAAGACCGCGCTGGTCGACGCCCTGGCCCCGTTCACCGCTGCCGGTGCCAGGGTGGTGCTCGGGGTCAACGTCGACGACCTGGGCGACCACCGGCCCGGCCAGCAGGCGGCGGCCGAGCGCGGGGCGTCTTTCCCTCTCGTCGACGCCGGGTTCACCAAGGCCGACGTGCGGGCCGCGTCCCGGAGGCTCGGGCTGCGCACGTGGGACAAGCCGGCTGCCGCGTGCCTCGCGTCGCGGGTGCCGTACGGCACGCCGGTCACCATCGGCGTGCTGTCGACGGTGGCCTGCGCCGAGTCGGCCCTGCGGGCGCTCGGCTTCGGCCAGCTCCGCGTCCGCCATTACGGCGAGCTGGCGCGCATCGAGGTCGAGCAGGCCGATCTCGGGCGCGTGTTCGACGAGCGTGATGCGGTGGTCGCGGCCGTCCGGGGCGCCGGTTACCGCTACGTCACCGTCGACCTCGAGGGCTTCCGCTCGGGGAACCTCAACGGGGCGCTCGACCACGCCGGCGCTGCCGCAGGTCGTCGATGAGCACGGCTCGTGTGCGGCTCACGTTCCCCGAGCACCTCATCACCCAGCCCGTGCTGGCCCGGATGATGCGCCGGTTCGACGTGGAGCCGAACATCCGGCGGGCCAACGTCGAGGAGAAGGTCGGGTGGATCATGTGCGAGCTGGCCGGCGACCGCGAGCTGATCGAATCCGCCATCACGTGGCTTCGGGACGAGGGCGTCGAGGTCGACCGCCTGAGTGATGTCGTCGAAGGCTGAGCCCACCGGCGGGTGGGCGGCCACCACGGACGACCCCGCCGTGGCGGCGAGGGCGCAGGCGCTGGCCCAGGCCATCGACGCGGTGCTTCCCGCATGGGTCGAGCGCTCGGTCGCCCGCCTGCTGGTGGCCCATGCGCGCGACGCCGACCCCGCCACGATGGCCGAAGCCCGCGCCGCCGGCCAGGCGGCCCGGGCCGAGCTGGGCCCGCGCCTGCACGCCCTCCTGGAGGCCGACGTCGACGCCCAGCGCGGCAACCCGCTGGCCCTGCTGCGCCAGGCCGTCGCCTACCCGACAGCCGTGCTGCGGCGCGCCGGCGTCCCACCCGTGGTGCGCGACGACTTCGCCGAGACCCATTTCCCCGACGACGTGTACGACCTGGCCCCGGCGTCGTTCGCCGACGTCGACCCCTCGCTCCACGAGCCGGGCCTCGAGTGGGGCGCGGCCAAGGCCTGGGCCCACAAGCAGCGCCACGCCCGTCGCGCCCACGGCTCGAGCTCGTGACGCGCATCGCCGCCTACGTGCCCGACCTCATGGACCGGTCCAAGGTCGCCGCCGCCGGAGGAGACGACGTGACGTTCGTGGGGTCGCCCGGCGAGCTGGCCGCCGCCGCCGCCGAGGTCGTCGTGGTCGACCTGTCCCGCCCGGGCGTGCTCGAGGCGCTGCCGGACCTCGGTGGCGCACGGACGATCGGCTTCGCCAGTCACGTCGATCGCGAGCTGGCGGCGGCGGCCACGGTCGCCGGATGCGGCGAGGTGCTGCCGCGCTCTCGCTTCTTCTCCTCGCTGCCCGACCTGCTGGCCTGACGCCGCCTGCACGCTCGACGCTCAGTCGCGCGGCTCAGGGGGCCGCCGCCGCTCGACGGTCCAGCCGCCGTCGGCGATCTTGCGGGGTTCGAAGAACAGGCAGCCCTCGGGGCAGGCGAAGGGGTCGAGCTCGGAGACGTCGAGGCGGCAACGCTGGAGCTTCTCCTGCAACGACGTGGTGCGCTCGACGTAGTGCCGGCAGTCCGTGCGCACGCCCATACCCGTATGGTACGGCTCCATGGCCGAGCGGCTCGTGGTGGTGGGCGGCGACGCAGGCGGGATGGCGGCCGCCACCCAGGCCCGCCGCAGGCGGCCCGAGATGGAGATCGTGGCCCTCGA of Acidimicrobiales bacterium contains these proteins:
- a CDS encoding ATP-binding cassette domain-containing protein: MRARAVEIRRRIALVDPMARLWARQPLWVKLLVSAVLVGVAVAWPPYLSRYSQAVLFYPVGVYVLLVLGLNIVVGSAGLLDLGYVAFFAVGAYTTAVLTRTHGWTAWEALPFAILFAMVAGVVLGAPTLRLRGDYLAIVTLGFGEIVRIVAQNSGSLGEARGITGIAHPGKLGPARFELLPLPYYYLTLAAVGLAVVIVVRLAHSRVGRAWSAIREDEDAAEAMGVHTFTMKLWAFAMGSSIGGLAGWIFASKVGFINPDNFPFFFSVIILAAVVLGGMGSIPGVIAGAFAIGALPEYLRDAAAGEWLTDRLNTLTGGDVRTITEYRVLLFGAALVAMMVFRPQGLLPSRRRAAELAEAAPDQALATIPEAVAVGGSGQAGAPVAGAEPGAGPAVVVSDPAAGAAVGGADPAAGPSPATAPDPAEGAPGAVELPAAVAADAVAADDVVLDLRDLTMRFGGVVALSEVSLAVDRGQIFGIIGPNGAGKTTLFNCITGVFHPTSGDIVLNGRSIVGRKPHLITEAGIARTFQNIRLFPELSALENVLVGVDARHATSVPGAVLGLPRHRREERDGRREAERLLAYVGIRGRAGDAARNLSYGDQRRLEIARAIATGPSILLLDEPAAGMNPTEKRSLIGLIRQIRESGLTVMLIEHDMGLVMNVCDRVAVLDFGQKIADGPPAAVRADERVIGAYLGVADAS
- a CDS encoding branched-chain amino acid ABC transporter permease encodes the protein MEHCFTCLRDQFWPQTIDGLTAGAIYALIALGYTLVYGVLRLINFAHSEIFMIGIFASLFAMDGLGIDVVDEPRTGLALALTLGAVMVVAMLASGVVAVAIERVAYRPLRRRGAPRLAALITAIGVSLFLQELFAARYGREFLGFPRVLEKRTLFTFQDAAVRTDKVLVIVAAVVLALALERFVARSRLGRGIRATAQDAETAALMGVDIDRVVTLTFFLGGVLAGAAGTLYGVFFESARYDIGFLPGIKAFTAAVLGGIGNIRGALLGGILLGLLEKWGATVLGGEWTDVFAFTVLVVVLMFRPTGLLGESLGRARA
- a CDS encoding branched-chain amino acid ABC transporter substrate-binding protein; this encodes MRAVVVLLAATMVLAACGDDSDDKADSTDTTGGGAATKTVNLAFVGPLTGPNANLGINIRDGMTVAVQEANEKGGDVKFAIKEFDTQGDPAQAPGQKDKYIPDESIIAVVGPTFSGETRAVLPDLDKAGLVMISASATNVTLPTDIPTKSFHRVIPDDGVQAQGIADYVTSKLKPKKIALVHDNTDYGKGLWEGVVKLLTEAGIDTSTTDAIDPKSQDYSVAVNKVKAAKVDMVFYGGYYNEAGRFKKQLADADVDATFISGDGSLDPGFVVSSGAAGGEGALLTCPCRLATPDIAGAPGAFAKKYKQVVNKEPGTYSSEGYDAANILIQGVNEGNDTRAKLLAYVEGLDSFDGISKTIQFEDNGNVKAGDVFVYEVKGGKITELGKTSELTSS
- the larE gene encoding ATP-dependent sacrificial sulfur transferase LarE encodes the protein MILGPPAADLRPIRPRAPRSSPVGVGRAPRPASLGRLRARLEELAPVVVAFSGGADSAFLAWVANDALGDRARAVTAVSPSLATEEEADCRALAKEWGLRWTAVATDELADPSYTVNDGRRCYWCKTALVDALAPFTAAGARVVLGVNVDDLGDHRPGQQAAAERGASFPLVDAGFTKADVRAASRRLGLRTWDKPAAACLASRVPYGTPVTIGVLSTVACAESALRALGFGQLRVRHYGELARIEVEQADLGRVFDERDAVVAAVRGAGYRYVTVDLEGFRSGNLNGALDHAGAAAGRR
- a CDS encoding NIL domain-containing protein, which encodes MSTARVRLTFPEHLITQPVLARMMRRFDVEPNIRRANVEEKVGWIMCELAGDRELIESAITWLRDEGVEVDRLSDVVEG